The following are encoded in a window of Eriocheir sinensis breed Jianghai 21 chromosome 35, ASM2467909v1, whole genome shotgun sequence genomic DNA:
- the LOC127007274 gene encoding 5'-nucleotidase-like isoform X2, whose translation MRSGVAGTPSAPKNSPSDPATIMVSAESSATTTNGEATAVPNGFRAPSITILHFNDVYNVEEQPTEPKAGAARFKTALKSHAEKDPLILFSGDILAPSIMSSFTKGEQMVPVMNQFGIHCAVFGNHDFDFGLERLVDVAERTTFPWLMSNVEDNETGKPLAGGILTHTVNWHGWKLGLIGLVEQEWLATLATINADEVTFTDYVDRGRELATSLKNEGCDYVIALTHMRTPNDIRLAENVEEIDLILGGHDHVYEEVKINGKIILKSGTDFREFSALTLTQEGEEVNVDIKKVVVDSSFELDPELKETLTEFEDVVGKKMDEVLGNFSVELDGRFSSIRTSETNLGNFICDIIMAACNGDVALLNSGTLRSDRIHPRGDFKMRDLMTILPMLDPLLVLEITGEKLVQALENGVSQYPKLEGRFPQVAGVQFVFDPKAEPGSRIIRDLVKVGDEYLNPDMKYRLVTKAYMHQGRDGYNMLIECPVLQDEEQCPMMSTAVQNHFTSIQTLQGRTRRNSTHRQSLVLLSRRHSLIRNDDEIPAAARTKGHARLGRSVSTDSALSTGSSSSLSSVTSKRSRGSLSRQESFHELENLACKLAPKVEGRIVVATDEVLEEMSIKRAMHSVSVIEEEEGRPQTPSSPKNKPPVLN comes from the exons ATGCGTTCTGGCGTGGCG GGCACTCCATCAGCCCCCAAGAACTCCCCATCGGATCCAGCCACAATCATGGTGTCGGCGGAGTCCTCAGCTACCACCACTAATGGGGAGGCCACGGCTGTCCCAAATGGGTTCCGCGCCCCGTCCATCACGATCCTCCACTTCAACGATGTGTATAACGTGGAAGAGCAGCCCACCGAACCCAAGGCCGGGGCTGCGAGGTTCAAAACAGCCCTCAAGAGTCATGCCGAGAAGGACCCGCTCATCCTCTTCAGCGGGGACATCCTGGCGCCGTCCATTA tgAGTTCGTTCACCAAAGGAGAGCAAATGGTGCCCGTCATGAACCAGTTTGGGATTCACTGTGCAGTGTTTGGCAATCATGACTTTG ACTTTGGACTGGAAAGACTCGTGGATGTGGCTGAGAGGACCACTTTTCCTTGGCTCATGAGCAACGTGGAAGACAACGAGACTGGCAAACCCTTGGCTGGCggcatcctcacacacacagtcaactGGCACGGCTGGAAGCTTGGGCTG ATTGGCTTGGTGGAGCAGGAGTGGCTGGCAACGTTAGCAACCATAAATGCCGATGAAGTCACATTTACAGACTATGTGGACAGAGGCAGAGAACTTGCAACATCACTCAAGAATGAG GGTTGTGACTACGTGATCGCTCTAACTCATATGCGAACACCCAATGACATTAGACTCGCCGAAAATGTGGAAGAAATTGACCTCATTTTAGGAGGTCATGACCATGTTTATGAGGAAGTAAAG ATAAATGGTAAGATCATCCTCAAAAGTGGGACTGACTTCAGGGAGTTTTCTGCACTGACCCTCACCCAAGAGGGTGAGGAGGTGAATGTGGACAtcaagaaggtggtggtggactccTCCTTTGAGCTGGATCCTGAACTGAAGGAAACTTTGACAGAGTTTGAGG ATGTAGTAGGGAAGAAGATGGATGAAGTTCTAGGCAACTTCAGTGTCGAGCTAGATGGGAGATTTTCATCAATAAGAACCTCCGAGACCAACCTTGGCAACTTTATCTGTGATATCATAATGGCGGCTTGCAACGGTGATGTGGCGCTGCTCAACTCGGGAACACTGAGGTCTGACAGAATTCACCCCAGAGGAGACTTCAAGATGAGAGATCTCATGACCATCTTACCAATGCTGGACCCACTACTTGTCCTGGAAATCACAG GCGAGAAGCTGGTGCAAGCCCTGGAGAACGGAGTCTCCCAGTACCCCAAACTGGAGGGCCGCTTCCCACAGGTGGCTGGTGTGCAGTTTGTGTTTGATCCCAAAGCTGAACCAGGGTCACGGATAATTAGGGATTTAGTCAAGGTTGGGGACGAGTACCTTAACCCTGACATGAAATACCGCCTGGTGACCAAGGCCTACATGCATCAGGGTCGCGATGGCTACAACATGCTGATTGAATGCCCTGTCCTG CAAGATGAAGAGCAATGTCCCATGATGTCCACGGCTGTCCAGAATCACTTCACTTCCATCCAGACTCTCCAAGGCAGAACACGCCGCAACTCAACACACAGACAGTCTCTTGTGCTGCTCTCCAGAAG acacagtcTCATACGTAACGATGATGAGATCCCTGCTGCAGCACGCACCAAAGGACACGCACGTCTCGGCCGCTCAGTATCCACAGATTCGGCACTCTCCACCGGTTCCTCAAGTTCCTTGTCCTCTGT CACAAGCAAGAGATCTCGAGGCAGTTTATCCCGGCAAGAAAGCTTCCATGAGCTGGAGAACTTGGCGTGCAAACTAGCACCAAAAGTGGAGGGCAGGATAGTAGTGGCCACAGATGAG GTACTAGAAGAGATGTCTATAAAGCGAGCCATGCACAGCGTGTCGGtcattgaggaggaagaaggcaggcCACAAACACCCTCGTCTCCCAAGAACAAACCGCCAGTCCTTAACTAG
- the LOC127007274 gene encoding 5'-nucleotidase-like isoform X6 — MRSGVAGTPSAPKNSPSDPATIMVSAESSATTTNGEATAVPNGFRAPSITILHFNDVYNVEEQPTEPKAGAARFKTALKSHAEKDPLILFSGDILAPSIMSSFTKGEQMVPVMNQFGIHCAVFGNHDFDFGLERLVDVAERTTFPWLMSNVEDNETGKPLAGGILTHTVNWHGWKLGLIGLVEQEWLATLATINADEVTFTDYVDRGRELATSLKNEGCDYVIALTHMRTPNDIRLAENVEEIDLILGGHDHVYEEVKINGKIILKSGTDFREFSALTLTQEGEEVNVDIKKVVVDSSFELDPELKETLTEFEDVVGKKMDEVLGNFSVELDGRFSSIRTSETNLGNFICDIIMAACNGDVALLNSGTLRSDRIHPRGDFKMRDLMTILPMLDPLLVLEITGEKLVQALENGVSQYPKLEGRFPQVAGVQFVFDPKAEPGSRIIRDLVKVGDEYLNPDMKYRLVTKAYMHQGRDGYNMLIECPVLQDEEQCPMMSTAVQNHFTSIQTLQGRTRRNSTHRQSLVLLSRSTSKRSRGSLSRQESFHELENLACKLAPKVEGRIVVATDEVLEEMSIKRAMHSVSVIEEEEGRPQTPSSPKNKPPVLN, encoded by the exons ATGCGTTCTGGCGTGGCG GGCACTCCATCAGCCCCCAAGAACTCCCCATCGGATCCAGCCACAATCATGGTGTCGGCGGAGTCCTCAGCTACCACCACTAATGGGGAGGCCACGGCTGTCCCAAATGGGTTCCGCGCCCCGTCCATCACGATCCTCCACTTCAACGATGTGTATAACGTGGAAGAGCAGCCCACCGAACCCAAGGCCGGGGCTGCGAGGTTCAAAACAGCCCTCAAGAGTCATGCCGAGAAGGACCCGCTCATCCTCTTCAGCGGGGACATCCTGGCGCCGTCCATTA tgAGTTCGTTCACCAAAGGAGAGCAAATGGTGCCCGTCATGAACCAGTTTGGGATTCACTGTGCAGTGTTTGGCAATCATGACTTTG ACTTTGGACTGGAAAGACTCGTGGATGTGGCTGAGAGGACCACTTTTCCTTGGCTCATGAGCAACGTGGAAGACAACGAGACTGGCAAACCCTTGGCTGGCggcatcctcacacacacagtcaactGGCACGGCTGGAAGCTTGGGCTG ATTGGCTTGGTGGAGCAGGAGTGGCTGGCAACGTTAGCAACCATAAATGCCGATGAAGTCACATTTACAGACTATGTGGACAGAGGCAGAGAACTTGCAACATCACTCAAGAATGAG GGTTGTGACTACGTGATCGCTCTAACTCATATGCGAACACCCAATGACATTAGACTCGCCGAAAATGTGGAAGAAATTGACCTCATTTTAGGAGGTCATGACCATGTTTATGAGGAAGTAAAG ATAAATGGTAAGATCATCCTCAAAAGTGGGACTGACTTCAGGGAGTTTTCTGCACTGACCCTCACCCAAGAGGGTGAGGAGGTGAATGTGGACAtcaagaaggtggtggtggactccTCCTTTGAGCTGGATCCTGAACTGAAGGAAACTTTGACAGAGTTTGAGG ATGTAGTAGGGAAGAAGATGGATGAAGTTCTAGGCAACTTCAGTGTCGAGCTAGATGGGAGATTTTCATCAATAAGAACCTCCGAGACCAACCTTGGCAACTTTATCTGTGATATCATAATGGCGGCTTGCAACGGTGATGTGGCGCTGCTCAACTCGGGAACACTGAGGTCTGACAGAATTCACCCCAGAGGAGACTTCAAGATGAGAGATCTCATGACCATCTTACCAATGCTGGACCCACTACTTGTCCTGGAAATCACAG GCGAGAAGCTGGTGCAAGCCCTGGAGAACGGAGTCTCCCAGTACCCCAAACTGGAGGGCCGCTTCCCACAGGTGGCTGGTGTGCAGTTTGTGTTTGATCCCAAAGCTGAACCAGGGTCACGGATAATTAGGGATTTAGTCAAGGTTGGGGACGAGTACCTTAACCCTGACATGAAATACCGCCTGGTGACCAAGGCCTACATGCATCAGGGTCGCGATGGCTACAACATGCTGATTGAATGCCCTGTCCTG CAAGATGAAGAGCAATGTCCCATGATGTCCACGGCTGTCCAGAATCACTTCACTTCCATCCAGACTCTCCAAGGCAGAACACGCCGCAACTCAACACACAGACAGTCTCTTGTGCTGCTCTCCAGAAG CACAAGCAAGAGATCTCGAGGCAGTTTATCCCGGCAAGAAAGCTTCCATGAGCTGGAGAACTTGGCGTGCAAACTAGCACCAAAAGTGGAGGGCAGGATAGTAGTGGCCACAGATGAG GTACTAGAAGAGATGTCTATAAAGCGAGCCATGCACAGCGTGTCGGtcattgaggaggaagaaggcaggcCACAAACACCCTCGTCTCCCAAGAACAAACCGCCAGTCCTTAACTAG
- the LOC127007274 gene encoding 5'-nucleotidase-like isoform X1 encodes MRSGVAGTPSAPKNSPSDPATIMVSAESSATTTNGEATAVPNGFRAPSITILHFNDVYNVEEQPTEPKAGAARFKTALKSHAEKDPLILFSGDILAPSIMSSFTKGEQMVPVMNQFGIHCAVFGNHDFDFGLERLVDVAERTTFPWLMSNVEDNETGKPLAGGILTHTVNWHGWKLGLIGLVEQEWLATLATINADEVTFTDYVDRGRELATSLKNEGCDYVIALTHMRTPNDIRLAENVEEIDLILGGHDHVYEEVKINGKIILKSGTDFREFSALTLTQEGEEVNVDIKKVVVDSSFELDPELKETLTEFEDVVGKKMDEVLGNFSVELDGRFSSIRTSETNLGNFICDIIMAACNGDVALLNSGTLRSDRIHPRGDFKMRDLMTILPMLDPLLVLEITGEKLVQALENGVSQYPKLEGRFPQVAGVQFVFDPKAEPGSRIIRDLVKVGDEYLNPDMKYRLVTKAYMHQGRDGYNMLIECPVLQDEEQCPMMSTAVQNHFTSIQTLQGRTRRNSTHRQSLVLLSRRHSLIRNDDEIPAAARTKGHARLGRSVSTDSALSTGSSSSLSSVTSKRSRGSLSRQESFHELENLACKLAPKVEGRIVVATDETRRVAAGCQSMIMHSADSGPVTIIEQCLTGPPVEAQESTKY; translated from the exons ATGCGTTCTGGCGTGGCG GGCACTCCATCAGCCCCCAAGAACTCCCCATCGGATCCAGCCACAATCATGGTGTCGGCGGAGTCCTCAGCTACCACCACTAATGGGGAGGCCACGGCTGTCCCAAATGGGTTCCGCGCCCCGTCCATCACGATCCTCCACTTCAACGATGTGTATAACGTGGAAGAGCAGCCCACCGAACCCAAGGCCGGGGCTGCGAGGTTCAAAACAGCCCTCAAGAGTCATGCCGAGAAGGACCCGCTCATCCTCTTCAGCGGGGACATCCTGGCGCCGTCCATTA tgAGTTCGTTCACCAAAGGAGAGCAAATGGTGCCCGTCATGAACCAGTTTGGGATTCACTGTGCAGTGTTTGGCAATCATGACTTTG ACTTTGGACTGGAAAGACTCGTGGATGTGGCTGAGAGGACCACTTTTCCTTGGCTCATGAGCAACGTGGAAGACAACGAGACTGGCAAACCCTTGGCTGGCggcatcctcacacacacagtcaactGGCACGGCTGGAAGCTTGGGCTG ATTGGCTTGGTGGAGCAGGAGTGGCTGGCAACGTTAGCAACCATAAATGCCGATGAAGTCACATTTACAGACTATGTGGACAGAGGCAGAGAACTTGCAACATCACTCAAGAATGAG GGTTGTGACTACGTGATCGCTCTAACTCATATGCGAACACCCAATGACATTAGACTCGCCGAAAATGTGGAAGAAATTGACCTCATTTTAGGAGGTCATGACCATGTTTATGAGGAAGTAAAG ATAAATGGTAAGATCATCCTCAAAAGTGGGACTGACTTCAGGGAGTTTTCTGCACTGACCCTCACCCAAGAGGGTGAGGAGGTGAATGTGGACAtcaagaaggtggtggtggactccTCCTTTGAGCTGGATCCTGAACTGAAGGAAACTTTGACAGAGTTTGAGG ATGTAGTAGGGAAGAAGATGGATGAAGTTCTAGGCAACTTCAGTGTCGAGCTAGATGGGAGATTTTCATCAATAAGAACCTCCGAGACCAACCTTGGCAACTTTATCTGTGATATCATAATGGCGGCTTGCAACGGTGATGTGGCGCTGCTCAACTCGGGAACACTGAGGTCTGACAGAATTCACCCCAGAGGAGACTTCAAGATGAGAGATCTCATGACCATCTTACCAATGCTGGACCCACTACTTGTCCTGGAAATCACAG GCGAGAAGCTGGTGCAAGCCCTGGAGAACGGAGTCTCCCAGTACCCCAAACTGGAGGGCCGCTTCCCACAGGTGGCTGGTGTGCAGTTTGTGTTTGATCCCAAAGCTGAACCAGGGTCACGGATAATTAGGGATTTAGTCAAGGTTGGGGACGAGTACCTTAACCCTGACATGAAATACCGCCTGGTGACCAAGGCCTACATGCATCAGGGTCGCGATGGCTACAACATGCTGATTGAATGCCCTGTCCTG CAAGATGAAGAGCAATGTCCCATGATGTCCACGGCTGTCCAGAATCACTTCACTTCCATCCAGACTCTCCAAGGCAGAACACGCCGCAACTCAACACACAGACAGTCTCTTGTGCTGCTCTCCAGAAG acacagtcTCATACGTAACGATGATGAGATCCCTGCTGCAGCACGCACCAAAGGACACGCACGTCTCGGCCGCTCAGTATCCACAGATTCGGCACTCTCCACCGGTTCCTCAAGTTCCTTGTCCTCTGT CACAAGCAAGAGATCTCGAGGCAGTTTATCCCGGCAAGAAAGCTTCCATGAGCTGGAGAACTTGGCGTGCAAACTAGCACCAAAAGTGGAGGGCAGGATAGTAGTGGCCACAGATGAG ACACGCCGTGTTGCAGCAGGTTGCCAGAGCATGATAATGCACTCCGCAGACTCAGGGCCTGTGACTATCATTGAACAGTGCTTAACGGGACCACCAGTAGAGGCACAGGAGAGCACCAA GTACTAG
- the LOC127007274 gene encoding 5'-nucleotidase-like isoform X7 — protein MVSAESSATTTNGEATAVPNGFRAPSITILHFNDVYNVEEQPTEPKAGAARFKTALKSHAEKDPLILFSGDILAPSIMSSFTKGEQMVPVMNQFGIHCAVFGNHDFDFGLERLVDVAERTTFPWLMSNVEDNETGKPLAGGILTHTVNWHGWKLGLIGLVEQEWLATLATINADEVTFTDYVDRGRELATSLKNEGCDYVIALTHMRTPNDIRLAENVEEIDLILGGHDHVYEEVKINGKIILKSGTDFREFSALTLTQEGEEVNVDIKKVVVDSSFELDPELKETLTEFEDVVGKKMDEVLGNFSVELDGRFSSIRTSETNLGNFICDIIMAACNGDVALLNSGTLRSDRIHPRGDFKMRDLMTILPMLDPLLVLEITGEKLVQALENGVSQYPKLEGRFPQVAGVQFVFDPKAEPGSRIIRDLVKVGDEYLNPDMKYRLVTKAYMHQGRDGYNMLIECPVLQDEEQCPMMSTAVQNHFTSIQTLQGRTRRNSTHRQSLVLLSRRHSLIRNDDEIPAAARTKGHARLGRSVSTDSALSTGSSSSLSSVTSKRSRGSLSRQESFHELENLACKLAPKVEGRIVVATDETRRVAAGCQSMIMHSADSGPVTIIEQCLTGPPVEAQESTKY, from the exons ATGGTGTCGGCGGAGTCCTCAGCTACCACCACTAATGGGGAGGCCACGGCTGTCCCAAATGGGTTCCGCGCCCCGTCCATCACGATCCTCCACTTCAACGATGTGTATAACGTGGAAGAGCAGCCCACCGAACCCAAGGCCGGGGCTGCGAGGTTCAAAACAGCCCTCAAGAGTCATGCCGAGAAGGACCCGCTCATCCTCTTCAGCGGGGACATCCTGGCGCCGTCCATTA tgAGTTCGTTCACCAAAGGAGAGCAAATGGTGCCCGTCATGAACCAGTTTGGGATTCACTGTGCAGTGTTTGGCAATCATGACTTTG ACTTTGGACTGGAAAGACTCGTGGATGTGGCTGAGAGGACCACTTTTCCTTGGCTCATGAGCAACGTGGAAGACAACGAGACTGGCAAACCCTTGGCTGGCggcatcctcacacacacagtcaactGGCACGGCTGGAAGCTTGGGCTG ATTGGCTTGGTGGAGCAGGAGTGGCTGGCAACGTTAGCAACCATAAATGCCGATGAAGTCACATTTACAGACTATGTGGACAGAGGCAGAGAACTTGCAACATCACTCAAGAATGAG GGTTGTGACTACGTGATCGCTCTAACTCATATGCGAACACCCAATGACATTAGACTCGCCGAAAATGTGGAAGAAATTGACCTCATTTTAGGAGGTCATGACCATGTTTATGAGGAAGTAAAG ATAAATGGTAAGATCATCCTCAAAAGTGGGACTGACTTCAGGGAGTTTTCTGCACTGACCCTCACCCAAGAGGGTGAGGAGGTGAATGTGGACAtcaagaaggtggtggtggactccTCCTTTGAGCTGGATCCTGAACTGAAGGAAACTTTGACAGAGTTTGAGG ATGTAGTAGGGAAGAAGATGGATGAAGTTCTAGGCAACTTCAGTGTCGAGCTAGATGGGAGATTTTCATCAATAAGAACCTCCGAGACCAACCTTGGCAACTTTATCTGTGATATCATAATGGCGGCTTGCAACGGTGATGTGGCGCTGCTCAACTCGGGAACACTGAGGTCTGACAGAATTCACCCCAGAGGAGACTTCAAGATGAGAGATCTCATGACCATCTTACCAATGCTGGACCCACTACTTGTCCTGGAAATCACAG GCGAGAAGCTGGTGCAAGCCCTGGAGAACGGAGTCTCCCAGTACCCCAAACTGGAGGGCCGCTTCCCACAGGTGGCTGGTGTGCAGTTTGTGTTTGATCCCAAAGCTGAACCAGGGTCACGGATAATTAGGGATTTAGTCAAGGTTGGGGACGAGTACCTTAACCCTGACATGAAATACCGCCTGGTGACCAAGGCCTACATGCATCAGGGTCGCGATGGCTACAACATGCTGATTGAATGCCCTGTCCTG CAAGATGAAGAGCAATGTCCCATGATGTCCACGGCTGTCCAGAATCACTTCACTTCCATCCAGACTCTCCAAGGCAGAACACGCCGCAACTCAACACACAGACAGTCTCTTGTGCTGCTCTCCAGAAG acacagtcTCATACGTAACGATGATGAGATCCCTGCTGCAGCACGCACCAAAGGACACGCACGTCTCGGCCGCTCAGTATCCACAGATTCGGCACTCTCCACCGGTTCCTCAAGTTCCTTGTCCTCTGT CACAAGCAAGAGATCTCGAGGCAGTTTATCCCGGCAAGAAAGCTTCCATGAGCTGGAGAACTTGGCGTGCAAACTAGCACCAAAAGTGGAGGGCAGGATAGTAGTGGCCACAGATGAG ACACGCCGTGTTGCAGCAGGTTGCCAGAGCATGATAATGCACTCCGCAGACTCAGGGCCTGTGACTATCATTGAACAGTGCTTAACGGGACCACCAGTAGAGGCACAGGAGAGCACCAA GTACTAG
- the LOC127007274 gene encoding 5'-nucleotidase-like isoform X3 → MGHSVSRKLLCPTKGTPSAPKNSPSDPATIMVSAESSATTTNGEATAVPNGFRAPSITILHFNDVYNVEEQPTEPKAGAARFKTALKSHAEKDPLILFSGDILAPSIMSSFTKGEQMVPVMNQFGIHCAVFGNHDFDFGLERLVDVAERTTFPWLMSNVEDNETGKPLAGGILTHTVNWHGWKLGLIGLVEQEWLATLATINADEVTFTDYVDRGRELATSLKNEGCDYVIALTHMRTPNDIRLAENVEEIDLILGGHDHVYEEVKINGKIILKSGTDFREFSALTLTQEGEEVNVDIKKVVVDSSFELDPELKETLTEFEDVVGKKMDEVLGNFSVELDGRFSSIRTSETNLGNFICDIIMAACNGDVALLNSGTLRSDRIHPRGDFKMRDLMTILPMLDPLLVLEITGEKLVQALENGVSQYPKLEGRFPQVAGVQFVFDPKAEPGSRIIRDLVKVGDEYLNPDMKYRLVTKAYMHQGRDGYNMLIECPVLQDEEQCPMMSTAVQNHFTSIQTLQGRTRRNSTHRQSLVLLSRRHSLIRNDDEIPAAARTKGHARLGRSVSTDSALSTGSSSSLSSVTSKRSRGSLSRQESFHELENLACKLAPKVEGRIVVATDETRRVAAGCQSMIMHSADSGPVTIIEQCLTGPPVEAQESTKY, encoded by the exons ATGGGTCACTCCGTCTCCAGGAAGCTTCTCTGCCCGACcaag GGCACTCCATCAGCCCCCAAGAACTCCCCATCGGATCCAGCCACAATCATGGTGTCGGCGGAGTCCTCAGCTACCACCACTAATGGGGAGGCCACGGCTGTCCCAAATGGGTTCCGCGCCCCGTCCATCACGATCCTCCACTTCAACGATGTGTATAACGTGGAAGAGCAGCCCACCGAACCCAAGGCCGGGGCTGCGAGGTTCAAAACAGCCCTCAAGAGTCATGCCGAGAAGGACCCGCTCATCCTCTTCAGCGGGGACATCCTGGCGCCGTCCATTA tgAGTTCGTTCACCAAAGGAGAGCAAATGGTGCCCGTCATGAACCAGTTTGGGATTCACTGTGCAGTGTTTGGCAATCATGACTTTG ACTTTGGACTGGAAAGACTCGTGGATGTGGCTGAGAGGACCACTTTTCCTTGGCTCATGAGCAACGTGGAAGACAACGAGACTGGCAAACCCTTGGCTGGCggcatcctcacacacacagtcaactGGCACGGCTGGAAGCTTGGGCTG ATTGGCTTGGTGGAGCAGGAGTGGCTGGCAACGTTAGCAACCATAAATGCCGATGAAGTCACATTTACAGACTATGTGGACAGAGGCAGAGAACTTGCAACATCACTCAAGAATGAG GGTTGTGACTACGTGATCGCTCTAACTCATATGCGAACACCCAATGACATTAGACTCGCCGAAAATGTGGAAGAAATTGACCTCATTTTAGGAGGTCATGACCATGTTTATGAGGAAGTAAAG ATAAATGGTAAGATCATCCTCAAAAGTGGGACTGACTTCAGGGAGTTTTCTGCACTGACCCTCACCCAAGAGGGTGAGGAGGTGAATGTGGACAtcaagaaggtggtggtggactccTCCTTTGAGCTGGATCCTGAACTGAAGGAAACTTTGACAGAGTTTGAGG ATGTAGTAGGGAAGAAGATGGATGAAGTTCTAGGCAACTTCAGTGTCGAGCTAGATGGGAGATTTTCATCAATAAGAACCTCCGAGACCAACCTTGGCAACTTTATCTGTGATATCATAATGGCGGCTTGCAACGGTGATGTGGCGCTGCTCAACTCGGGAACACTGAGGTCTGACAGAATTCACCCCAGAGGAGACTTCAAGATGAGAGATCTCATGACCATCTTACCAATGCTGGACCCACTACTTGTCCTGGAAATCACAG GCGAGAAGCTGGTGCAAGCCCTGGAGAACGGAGTCTCCCAGTACCCCAAACTGGAGGGCCGCTTCCCACAGGTGGCTGGTGTGCAGTTTGTGTTTGATCCCAAAGCTGAACCAGGGTCACGGATAATTAGGGATTTAGTCAAGGTTGGGGACGAGTACCTTAACCCTGACATGAAATACCGCCTGGTGACCAAGGCCTACATGCATCAGGGTCGCGATGGCTACAACATGCTGATTGAATGCCCTGTCCTG CAAGATGAAGAGCAATGTCCCATGATGTCCACGGCTGTCCAGAATCACTTCACTTCCATCCAGACTCTCCAAGGCAGAACACGCCGCAACTCAACACACAGACAGTCTCTTGTGCTGCTCTCCAGAAG acacagtcTCATACGTAACGATGATGAGATCCCTGCTGCAGCACGCACCAAAGGACACGCACGTCTCGGCCGCTCAGTATCCACAGATTCGGCACTCTCCACCGGTTCCTCAAGTTCCTTGTCCTCTGT CACAAGCAAGAGATCTCGAGGCAGTTTATCCCGGCAAGAAAGCTTCCATGAGCTGGAGAACTTGGCGTGCAAACTAGCACCAAAAGTGGAGGGCAGGATAGTAGTGGCCACAGATGAG ACACGCCGTGTTGCAGCAGGTTGCCAGAGCATGATAATGCACTCCGCAGACTCAGGGCCTGTGACTATCATTGAACAGTGCTTAACGGGACCACCAGTAGAGGCACAGGAGAGCACCAA GTACTAG